The following coding sequences are from one Mycolicibacterium aichiense window:
- a CDS encoding amidohydrolase produces MAETSIADSTTGRDGAILAGLPAVRQWQEDFYRDLHRHPELSHQEHRTAGLVAEKLRESGIEVREGIGGTGVIGIIRAGEGPVVLLRADMDALPVQEATGLAYASTERAIDASGNEVPVMHACGHDVHVTCLLGASELLARHAEQWNGTVIALFQPAEEVGDGARGMVNDGLREAIPDVDVAMAQHVLPLPAGVVGTHRGPFLAAADSMRITVFGRGAHGSMPQAAVDSVVLAAMIVIRLQTIVSREVAAADTVVLTVGSIRAGTKSNVIGDRAVLELNLRTFDESTRTSVLNAIRRIVIAECQASDSPEEPEFELYDSFPLTVNDDEVTGRVHDAFARHFGARLHAMPQGAASEDFSDIPTALGVPFTYWGIGGIDEQHYRRAVQNGRVSQDIPVNHSPGFAPVIQPTLDTGTEALVVAALAWLAP; encoded by the coding sequence ATGGCCGAGACCTCGATCGCGGATTCGACGACTGGTCGCGATGGCGCCATCTTGGCCGGGCTACCCGCGGTCCGGCAGTGGCAAGAAGATTTCTACCGCGACCTGCACCGGCATCCCGAACTTTCCCACCAGGAACACCGGACCGCGGGCCTGGTCGCCGAGAAACTACGCGAGTCGGGAATCGAGGTCCGCGAGGGAATCGGCGGCACCGGCGTCATCGGCATCATCCGGGCCGGTGAAGGCCCGGTGGTGCTGCTGCGCGCGGATATGGATGCGCTGCCTGTGCAGGAAGCAACCGGTCTGGCCTACGCCAGCACGGAGCGCGCCATCGACGCCTCCGGCAATGAGGTTCCGGTCATGCACGCCTGCGGGCACGACGTCCACGTCACCTGCTTGCTTGGTGCGTCCGAATTGTTGGCCAGGCACGCCGAGCAGTGGAACGGGACCGTCATCGCTTTGTTCCAACCGGCTGAAGAGGTCGGTGATGGTGCACGGGGAATGGTGAATGACGGCCTGCGCGAAGCCATTCCGGATGTCGACGTCGCCATGGCGCAACACGTGCTTCCCCTACCCGCCGGCGTGGTCGGAACGCATCGCGGTCCGTTCCTGGCAGCAGCCGACAGCATGCGGATCACGGTGTTCGGCCGCGGTGCGCACGGCTCGATGCCTCAGGCGGCGGTGGACTCGGTGGTCCTGGCGGCGATGATCGTGATCCGCCTGCAGACCATCGTTTCTCGAGAGGTCGCTGCGGCCGACACCGTCGTCCTGACCGTCGGCAGCATTCGAGCAGGGACGAAAAGCAACGTGATCGGCGATCGTGCCGTCCTGGAACTCAACCTGCGCACGTTCGACGAGTCGACGCGCACCTCGGTACTCAACGCGATCCGGCGCATCGTGATCGCCGAATGCCAGGCCTCCGATTCACCCGAAGAGCCGGAATTCGAACTCTACGATTCGTTTCCGCTCACCGTGAACGACGATGAGGTCACCGGCCGAGTACACGACGCCTTCGCGCGACACTTCGGCGCACGCCTGCACGCTATGCCGCAGGGAGCGGCGAGTGAGGACTTCAGTGACATCCCCACCGCGCTCGGGGTGCCGTTCACCTATTGGGGTATCGGTGGAATCGACGAGCAGCACTATCGCAGGGCAGTCCAGAACGGACGGGTCAGCCAGGACATTCCGGTCAACCACTCGCCGGGGTTCGCTCCGGTCATCCAACCCACCCTGGACACCGGCACCGAGGCGCTGGTCGTCGCGGCGCTCGCCTGGCTGGCCCCCTGA
- a CDS encoding GDSL-type esterase/lipase family protein: MPELFEVPITMNLVRGAQELDITNQGLLPHRLPRWARAQCDDPQLAMAEAQPAGCRLVFETRCTEIELEALRTRPAYKGMPMRPDGVYDLVVDGELTAQASLSGGNVLMKDAAAGTEELIAGAPGVIRFTNLPDRPKMVEIWLPHNEITELIALRSDHPLQPCPITRPVWLHHGSSISHGSNALHPTGTWPAVAAAGAGVELINLGMGGAAMLDPFTARTMRDIPADLISVKIGINIVNADLMRLRAFGPAVHGFLDTIRDGHPVTPIIVISAVYCPIHEDTPGPLAPDFSGGTLAFAATGNPTEVAAGKLTLRVIRDELAHIVGERALTDPHLRYVDGLDLYGPADFAEFPLPDRLHPGPQAHDRMGQRFACVIRESSASS; this comes from the coding sequence ATGCCCGAACTGTTCGAGGTTCCGATCACGATGAACCTGGTGCGTGGGGCGCAGGAACTCGACATCACCAACCAGGGTCTGTTGCCGCATCGGCTACCTCGCTGGGCCCGCGCGCAATGTGACGACCCCCAACTCGCCATGGCCGAAGCTCAACCGGCCGGATGCCGACTGGTTTTCGAAACGCGTTGCACTGAAATCGAACTGGAAGCGCTGCGAACCCGGCCCGCCTATAAGGGCATGCCCATGCGGCCCGATGGCGTCTACGATCTGGTCGTCGACGGGGAGTTGACCGCGCAAGCCAGCCTGTCCGGTGGCAACGTGCTGATGAAGGACGCTGCCGCCGGTACCGAGGAACTCATTGCCGGCGCGCCGGGTGTGATTCGCTTCACCAACCTGCCGGACCGGCCGAAGATGGTCGAAATCTGGTTGCCGCACAACGAGATCACCGAACTGATAGCGCTACGGAGTGACCATCCGTTGCAACCTTGCCCGATCACCCGGCCGGTGTGGCTGCATCACGGCAGTTCCATCAGCCACGGGTCCAATGCGCTGCACCCCACCGGCACCTGGCCCGCGGTGGCGGCAGCCGGTGCCGGTGTCGAACTGATCAACCTCGGGATGGGCGGTGCGGCGATGCTGGATCCGTTCACCGCCCGCACGATGCGCGATATCCCGGCCGACCTGATCAGTGTCAAGATCGGCATCAACATCGTCAACGCCGACCTGATGCGCCTGCGCGCCTTCGGTCCGGCCGTGCACGGCTTCCTCGACACCATCCGCGACGGGCATCCGGTGACGCCGATCATCGTGATCTCCGCCGTGTACTGCCCCATCCATGAGGACACGCCGGGACCGCTGGCCCCCGATTTCAGCGGGGGAACACTGGCATTCGCCGCGACCGGCAACCCGACGGAGGTGGCGGCAGGCAAGCTCACGCTGCGCGTCATTCGCGACGAGCTCGCCCACATCGTCGGCGAAAGAGCACTGACCGACCCGCACCTGCGCTACGTCGACGGCCTGGACCTGTACGGTCCGGCAGACTTCGCCGAGTTCCCGCTTCCCGACCGGTTGCACCCCGGCCCGCAGGCCCACGACCGGATGGGGCAGCGCTTTGCCTGCGTGATTCGCGAGAGCAGCGCATCGTCCTAG
- a CDS encoding superoxide dismutase, producing the protein MTDYRLPDLDYDYSALEPHISGEINEIHHSKHHAAYVKGVNDALAKLEEARATADHAAIFLNEKNLAFHLGGHLNHSIWWKNLSPNGGDKPVGELAAAVDEAFGSFDAFRAQFSAAANGLQGSGWAVLGYEPLGGKLLTFQLYDQQANVPAGIVPLLQVDMWEHAYYLQYKNVKADYVTAFWNVVNWADVGDRFTSAIGKPQGGLA; encoded by the coding sequence ATGACTGATTACCGCTTGCCTGACTTGGATTACGACTACAGCGCACTCGAGCCCCATATTTCCGGCGAGATCAACGAGATTCACCACAGCAAGCACCACGCGGCTTACGTCAAAGGCGTCAACGACGCGTTGGCCAAACTGGAGGAAGCTCGCGCCACCGCCGACCACGCTGCGATCTTCCTCAACGAGAAGAACCTGGCCTTCCATCTCGGCGGTCACCTCAACCACTCGATCTGGTGGAAGAACCTGTCGCCCAACGGAGGTGACAAGCCAGTCGGAGAGCTGGCAGCCGCCGTCGATGAGGCGTTCGGGTCATTCGATGCGTTCCGCGCTCAGTTCAGCGCCGCTGCCAACGGTTTACAGGGTTCCGGCTGGGCAGTACTGGGTTACGAGCCGCTCGGCGGCAAGCTGCTGACGTTCCAGCTCTACGACCAGCAGGCCAACGTGCCCGCGGGGATCGTGCCGCTGCTGCAGGTCGACATGTGGGAGCACGCCTATTACCTGCAGTACAAAAACGTCAAGGCCGACTACGTGACGGCGTTCTGGAATGTCGTGAACTGGGCCGACGTTGGGGACCGGTTCACCTCGGCAATCGGCAAGCCACAGGGCGGTCTTGCCTGA
- a CDS encoding cytochrome c oxidase assembly protein yields the protein MDATHTATRSPGRWLLGGYLVLLVAIAVYAVASGDRRFTATGDSYPGTATSVAGLIGYFTATLAAAICLGALVFIVITAEPDDRGVLDPLSFRVHLLAERLAPVWLVTALAMIPIQAATASGVPVTRLITEGGLGTALGASEMGRGWIAAAVAAAVVTASLRATVRWSWHAVLLIPTFIGVIALPVSGNAGQGPDHDYATSAVIVFAAALAVLTGVKVGAALAPPKAELRRRVLLTELAAGTVALVYGALLWFLLAMPSGLTSDYGRFGVLAAAALLASLLIKHRPAGAVAAILAVAAVSTMAMQTAPRLLAHEFTAWDVFLGYQLTEPPTALRLLTAWRFDVLLGVAAVVLALGYVIGYVRLRRRGDAWPPGRMVAWLLGCAALLLATSSGVRAYGSAMFSVHMGEHMALNMFIPVFLVLGAPITLALRALPVAGAGRPPGPREWLLWLVHSPVSRFLSHPATAFVLFVGSLYAVYFTPIFDTLVRYHWGHEFMTLHFLITGYLFFWGIIGIDPGPKRLPFIGRLGLLFAVMPFHAFFGIATMTMTSVLGGTFYRYLHLPWLASLNDDQHLGGAIAWGSSELPVIVVVIALVVQWARQDRRTATRTDRHADAHYDDDLDAYNAMLRELAKNRR from the coding sequence ATGGACGCTACCCACACAGCCACCCGGTCGCCGGGGCGATGGCTGCTGGGCGGCTACCTCGTCCTGCTCGTGGCGATCGCCGTATACGCAGTGGCATCCGGCGACCGGCGCTTCACCGCCACCGGCGATTCCTACCCCGGCACGGCAACCAGTGTCGCCGGTCTGATCGGTTACTTCACCGCGACACTGGCCGCCGCGATCTGCCTTGGCGCGCTGGTGTTCATCGTGATCACCGCCGAACCCGACGACCGCGGCGTGCTCGACCCCCTGTCGTTCCGCGTGCACCTGCTTGCCGAACGCCTCGCACCGGTCTGGCTGGTGACGGCGCTGGCGATGATCCCGATCCAGGCTGCGACGGCATCCGGGGTGCCGGTCACCCGGCTGATCACCGAGGGCGGCCTCGGCACCGCGCTCGGCGCCTCGGAAATGGGCCGCGGCTGGATCGCGGCCGCCGTCGCCGCGGCCGTGGTGACCGCGAGTCTGCGCGCCACCGTGCGCTGGTCGTGGCACGCCGTGCTGCTGATTCCCACATTCATCGGCGTGATCGCACTGCCGGTCAGCGGCAACGCCGGCCAGGGGCCCGACCACGACTACGCGACCAGCGCCGTGATCGTCTTCGCCGCCGCGCTGGCAGTCCTGACCGGAGTGAAGGTCGGCGCCGCGCTCGCCCCGCCGAAAGCCGAACTGCGCAGACGAGTTCTGCTCACTGAGCTCGCAGCGGGCACGGTCGCGCTGGTGTATGGCGCGCTGCTGTGGTTCCTGCTGGCGATGCCTTCCGGGTTGACGTCGGACTATGGACGATTCGGCGTGCTGGCCGCGGCCGCGCTCCTCGCCAGCCTGCTCATCAAGCACAGGCCGGCAGGCGCGGTGGCCGCCATCCTGGCGGTCGCGGCCGTGTCGACGATGGCGATGCAGACCGCGCCACGGCTACTTGCACACGAATTCACCGCGTGGGACGTCTTTCTCGGCTATCAGCTCACCGAGCCACCCACCGCGCTTCGGCTGCTGACGGCCTGGCGGTTCGACGTGCTGCTCGGCGTCGCCGCGGTGGTCTTGGCCTTGGGGTACGTGATCGGGTACGTCCGGCTGCGGCGGCGCGGCGACGCCTGGCCGCCCGGCCGGATGGTCGCGTGGCTGCTGGGTTGTGCCGCACTGCTTCTCGCCACCAGTTCAGGGGTGCGCGCCTACGGGTCGGCCATGTTCAGCGTGCACATGGGCGAGCACATGGCATTGAACATGTTCATCCCGGTGTTCCTGGTGCTGGGCGCACCGATTACGTTGGCGCTCCGCGCGCTTCCGGTCGCAGGCGCCGGCCGCCCACCCGGTCCCCGGGAATGGCTGCTGTGGCTGGTGCATTCGCCGGTGTCCCGGTTCCTGTCTCATCCCGCAACGGCATTTGTGCTGTTCGTCGGCTCGCTGTACGCGGTGTATTTCACGCCAATTTTCGACACCCTGGTCCGCTACCACTGGGGCCATGAGTTCATGACCCTGCACTTCCTGATCACCGGGTACCTGTTCTTCTGGGGAATCATCGGCATTGACCCGGGGCCGAAACGCTTGCCGTTCATCGGACGCCTGGGCCTGCTGTTCGCGGTGATGCCGTTCCACGCGTTCTTCGGGATCGCGACCATGACCATGACTTCGGTGCTCGGCGGCACGTTCTACCGCTACCTGCACCTACCGTGGCTGGCGAGCCTGAACGACGACCAGCATCTCGGTGGGGCGATCGCCTGGGGCTCCAGCGAGCTTCCGGTGATCGTCGTCGTCATCGCGCTCGTGGTGCAGTGGGCACGCCAAGACCGGCGGACCGCCACCCGCACCGACCGGCACGCCGATGCCCACTACGACGACGACCTCGACGCCTACAACGCGATGCTGCGGGAATTGGCCAAGAACCGGCGCTGA
- a CDS encoding DUF5134 domain-containing protein, giving the protein MIADLTLRWVVTLLFVLAAAECLSTIVGAERRPAAVVSQLLHVVMAVAMAVMAWPWGAALPTVAPMVFFLLATLWFVAVTASPICAGHRIAGGYHALMMLAMAWMYAVMNGRLLPGQASYAGDTASTSAGSSGHAGHAGMNMPGMDMSGTTDAADSSGGGYPPYIDALNWVCTIGFAVAAAFWLYRYLAVRMNREPVVAARPLGILCQSMMAAGMAIMFGVML; this is encoded by the coding sequence GTGATCGCTGACCTCACGCTGCGCTGGGTCGTCACGCTGTTGTTCGTGCTCGCCGCCGCGGAGTGCCTCTCGACCATCGTCGGCGCAGAGCGGCGTCCGGCGGCCGTCGTCAGCCAACTGCTGCACGTCGTGATGGCGGTGGCGATGGCGGTGATGGCCTGGCCCTGGGGCGCAGCATTGCCGACGGTTGCACCGATGGTCTTCTTCCTGCTCGCGACCCTGTGGTTCGTGGCCGTCACGGCGAGCCCGATATGTGCCGGCCACCGGATCGCGGGCGGGTATCACGCACTGATGATGCTGGCGATGGCCTGGATGTATGCGGTGATGAACGGTCGGTTGCTGCCCGGTCAGGCGTCCTACGCGGGGGACACGGCGTCGACGTCCGCCGGGTCGTCGGGCCATGCCGGTCACGCGGGGATGAACATGCCCGGCATGGACATGTCCGGCACCACGGACGCGGCAGACAGTTCCGGCGGCGGGTATCCGCCCTACATCGACGCGCTGAACTGGGTCTGCACGATTGGGTTCGCGGTGGCCGCGGCGTTCTGGCTGTATCGCTACCTCGCGGTGCGGATGAATCGCGAGCCGGTCGTGGCGGCGCGCCCGCTGGGCATTCTGTGTCAATCGATGATGGCCGCGGGGATGGCGATCATGTTCGGCGTCATGCTCTGA